From Streptomyces sp. NBC_00690, a single genomic window includes:
- a CDS encoding BTAD domain-containing putative transcriptional regulator: protein MAALLLNANRVISVDRIAEYVWDGAPPPSAAATVRTYVMRLRQALGEHASARILTRAPGYLLELDEHESDLGQFTAHRRRAAELAERGDLEGSSTELAEALALWREEPLADIPSRTLRDVEGRYLQELRLQTMELRFDTELALLRHAELVPELWRLVRKYPLREALVGKLMLALFRSGRQSEALDLYQRTRVLLVEQLGAEPSADLCEVQQHILSAHDRPRAAITAVARPQAPRAVATATAAWSGPGRPSPAQLPSVPPLLPAHTGPLARLERSLSASAQSAGAVATAVVTGRGGVGKSALALHAAHALRDRSVHGQLYANLGGGSRPLSCRTVLLRFLADLGVPRGEIPTEESERESLYRSLTSGRRLLVVLDNAQCAAQIRPLIPGSGGSRLLVTSRRRLADLEGAHTLLLSPLDEAGALELLGSIVGPAVVRAEPQAARAVLRICAGLPLAIRIAGTRLLERPHWSIGDFARRLTQAPRLLDELRTGDLGIRPSLDADHDGLRPTASTGVDPAEVFTVLGATETGYTSSGRVAMLLGCSEAKAEEGLDALVEAHLLHPPRAGRYRLDALLQAYASERAQAAGMEWRGHPLVRAV, encoded by the coding sequence ATGGCAGCGCTGCTACTCAACGCCAACCGCGTGATCTCGGTCGACCGAATCGCGGAGTACGTCTGGGACGGCGCCCCGCCGCCGAGCGCAGCCGCGACCGTCCGCACCTATGTCATGCGTCTGAGGCAGGCGCTGGGCGAGCACGCCTCCGCCAGGATCCTCACCCGGGCACCCGGATACCTCCTCGAACTCGACGAGCACGAGAGCGATCTGGGCCAGTTCACGGCCCATCGCCGGCGCGCGGCGGAACTGGCCGAACGCGGGGACCTTGAGGGGTCCTCCACCGAACTGGCCGAGGCCCTCGCTCTCTGGCGCGAGGAGCCGTTGGCAGACATTCCGTCCCGGACGCTGCGTGACGTGGAGGGTCGCTACCTCCAGGAGTTACGGCTACAGACCATGGAACTGCGCTTCGACACCGAACTCGCACTGCTGCGGCATGCCGAACTCGTCCCGGAGCTCTGGCGGCTGGTCAGAAAGTACCCCTTGCGCGAAGCTCTGGTGGGCAAGCTCATGCTGGCGTTGTTCCGCTCGGGTCGGCAGTCGGAGGCCCTGGACCTCTACCAGCGCACCCGTGTCCTGCTCGTCGAACAGCTCGGCGCCGAACCGAGCGCGGACCTGTGCGAGGTGCAGCAGCACATCCTCTCGGCCCACGACCGACCCCGCGCGGCGATCACGGCAGTTGCGCGCCCGCAAGCCCCTCGGGCAGTGGCGACGGCGACCGCAGCCTGGAGCGGTCCCGGCCGGCCGAGCCCGGCCCAACTCCCCTCGGTCCCGCCCCTGCTGCCCGCGCACACCGGTCCGTTGGCGCGGCTGGAGCGCTCCCTCTCCGCTTCCGCGCAGTCCGCGGGCGCCGTGGCCACCGCAGTGGTCACCGGCCGCGGCGGCGTCGGCAAGAGCGCGCTGGCCCTGCACGCGGCCCACGCCCTGCGCGACCGATCGGTACACGGCCAGCTCTACGCCAACCTCGGCGGAGGGTCGCGACCGCTCTCCTGCCGTACGGTGCTGCTGCGGTTCCTGGCGGACCTCGGAGTCCCCCGGGGCGAGATCCCAACGGAGGAATCCGAGCGGGAGAGCCTCTACCGGTCACTCACCTCGGGCCGCCGCCTGCTGGTCGTACTCGACAACGCACAGTGCGCTGCGCAGATAAGGCCGTTGATACCCGGCAGCGGGGGAAGCAGACTGCTGGTCACCAGTCGACGGCGACTGGCGGATCTGGAGGGCGCGCACACCTTGCTCCTCTCCCCGCTCGACGAGGCCGGGGCTCTGGAGCTGCTGGGGAGCATCGTCGGACCGGCTGTGGTCAGAGCCGAGCCACAAGCCGCCCGAGCGGTGCTGAGGATCTGCGCGGGTCTTCCGCTGGCGATCCGGATCGCCGGGACCAGGCTTTTGGAACGCCCCCACTGGAGTATCGGGGACTTCGCCCGACGGCTCACCCAGGCCCCACGTCTCTTGGACGAGTTGCGCACCGGCGACCTCGGGATCCGTCCCAGCCTCGACGCCGACCACGACGGACTCCGGCCTACGGCGTCGACAGGCGTCGACCCGGCCGAGGTGTTCACCGTCCTGGGGGCCACCGAAACCGGATACACCTCCAGCGGCAGGGTGGCGATGCTGCTCGGATGCTCCGAGGCCAAGGCGGAAGAGGGGCTCGACGCCCTGGTCGAGGCCCATCTGCTCCATCCGCCGAGAGCAGGCCGCTATCGGCTGGATGCGCTGCTCCAGGCGTACGCCAGCGAACGGGCCCAGGCGGCGGGCATGGAGTGGCGCGGTCACCCACTCGTCCGCGCCGTGTGA
- a CDS encoding thioesterase II family protein translates to MTSLSLDGDPWCSRFHSSPAADRRLVCFPHAGGSASFYFPVSAELHGSVDLVAVQYPGRQDRRGKRGIEDLQIMADQAFEALRHCDDLPLTLFGHSMGALVAFEVARRFEGVGGRIDHLFVSGRKGPSVARQERVDLLGDEGIVAEIRAMSGTDARLLEDEELLCMVLPSLRSDYRALETYRATPGAVVACPITALVGDQDPWTPLSEAEAWRNQTTAAFDLKVFPGGHFYLSSRPVEVMGVLRDHFAGALGA, encoded by the coding sequence ATGACTTCCCTCTCTCTGGACGGCGACCCCTGGTGCAGTCGCTTCCATTCCTCACCGGCTGCGGACCGGAGGCTGGTCTGTTTTCCGCACGCGGGCGGCTCGGCGAGCTTCTACTTTCCGGTCTCGGCCGAACTGCACGGCTCGGTCGACCTCGTGGCGGTGCAGTATCCCGGGCGTCAGGACCGCCGCGGGAAGCGTGGCATCGAGGACTTGCAGATCATGGCGGACCAAGCGTTCGAGGCGCTGCGCCACTGTGACGACCTCCCGCTGACCCTCTTCGGGCACAGCATGGGCGCGCTGGTGGCCTTCGAGGTGGCCAGGCGCTTCGAAGGCGTGGGCGGGAGGATCGATCACCTCTTCGTCTCCGGCCGCAAGGGGCCGTCCGTGGCACGACAGGAACGGGTGGACCTGCTCGGTGATGAGGGGATCGTGGCCGAGATCAGGGCCATGAGCGGTACTGATGCCCGGCTTCTTGAGGATGAGGAACTGCTGTGCATGGTGCTGCCCTCGCTGCGCAGCGACTACCGGGCGCTGGAGACCTACCGGGCAACCCCCGGCGCCGTGGTGGCGTGTCCGATAACCGCGCTGGTGGGGGACCAGGACCCTTGGACACCGCTGTCGGAGGCTGAGGCCTGGCGCAACCAGACGACGGCGGCCTTCGACCTCAAGGTGTTTCCTGGCGGTCACTTCTATCTGAGCAGTCGCCCGGTCGAGGTGATGGGTGTACTGCGCGACCACTTCGCCGGAGCGCTTGGCGCCTGA
- a CDS encoding LuxR C-terminal-related transcriptional regulator: MLGLVLVSASGGARSAARLSQSGGTGDVRTVGEGSPGNAGVRRLAKLDVRILEGVAVGTSTVQLASLLHLSRQGVEYRIGLMLRQFQVANRAALVSRAHSLGVLSVGAWPPRVLPAFLEQ; this comes from the coding sequence GTGTTGGGGTTGGTACTGGTATCCGCATCTGGAGGGGCCCGCTCCGCCGCGAGGCTTTCGCAGTCAGGTGGTACCGGCGACGTCCGTACCGTCGGCGAGGGCAGTCCCGGCAATGCGGGCGTCAGACGGCTGGCCAAGCTGGACGTCCGCATTCTGGAGGGGGTCGCGGTCGGCACCTCGACCGTCCAGTTGGCGTCCTTGCTGCACCTGAGTCGCCAGGGCGTCGAGTACCGCATCGGCTTGATGTTGCGTCAGTTCCAGGTCGCGAACCGTGCCGCCCTGGTCTCCCGCGCGCACTCTCTTGGAGTGTTGAGCGTCGGGGCATGGCCGCCCCGCGTTCTTCCTGCATTCCTTGAGCAGTAG
- a CDS encoding ACP S-malonyltransferase, translated as MSLGYLFGGGVGTEPHGLELYRTYPVVRSWYEQVAEWTGLTVGQILEEDLPAAQEERQSVGTVREAALAIGVHDVLATFNLRPAAIGGLSLGAMTASCLAGSVGRQQLFEMLAGSRDTPELPADAPEQGIAIAFGALGDGAPSHPGEGVPGIYLAGDFGPTTDGTQRILMLAGHADALNGLAAQVLPGTVVPLPGRTIAVHTPLRRHYRDFMAPRIDAIPFADPEVPLLSCLERKMLRSGDEVRDLFQRNSTDPISLVDVYSGMKEQGVQLGLVMGPSIPEGILAFPFPVVHIEQPEHIEQALSTAYDLGIDLTGAPALS; from the coding sequence ATGAGCTTGGGCTACCTGTTCGGCGGCGGAGTCGGGACCGAGCCTCACGGTTTGGAGCTCTACCGGACCTACCCGGTGGTGCGGAGCTGGTACGAGCAGGTCGCCGAGTGGACAGGGCTGACGGTTGGGCAGATCTTGGAGGAAGACCTCCCGGCCGCCCAAGAGGAGCGCCAGAGCGTCGGCACCGTCCGCGAGGCGGCCCTCGCCATCGGTGTGCACGACGTACTTGCCACATTCAACCTGCGCCCGGCCGCCATTGGCGGTCTGAGTCTCGGTGCGATGACCGCCAGTTGCCTGGCCGGCTCCGTGGGGAGGCAGCAACTCTTCGAAATGCTGGCCGGGTCGCGGGACACTCCGGAGCTGCCCGCCGACGCACCCGAGCAGGGGATCGCCATTGCCTTCGGTGCCCTCGGTGACGGTGCACCCTCCCACCCGGGCGAGGGCGTTCCCGGCATCTACCTGGCCGGAGACTTCGGCCCTACCACCGACGGCACACAACGCATCCTGATGCTTGCCGGCCATGCCGATGCGCTGAACGGACTTGCCGCCCAGGTCCTGCCGGGAACGGTGGTCCCTCTCCCCGGGCGCACCATCGCGGTCCACACCCCCCTGCGTAGGCACTACCGCGACTTCATGGCTCCGCGCATCGACGCCATCCCCTTCGCCGACCCTGAAGTCCCGCTGCTCTCCTGCCTGGAGCGCAAGATGCTGCGCTCGGGGGACGAGGTCAGGGATCTGTTCCAACGGAACTCGACGGATCCGATCAGCCTGGTCGACGTCTACAGCGGAATGAAGGAGCAGGGCGTACAGCTCGGACTGGTGATGGGACCCTCCATCCCGGAGGGGATCCTCGCGTTCCCCTTCCCGGTGGTGCACATCGAGCAGCCGGAGCACATCGAACAGGCCCTGAGCACCGCTTACGACCTTGGCATAGACCTCACCGGCGCCCCGGCCCTGTCATGA
- a CDS encoding arylcarboxylate reductase, which produces MTAAVTRTDPDALVEQWLDTDLDEWTRRVLRRHFDPVAGSPFWLGRARQLGFDPRDITRYDQLGAFGPFPLNRLREDDPADLVPLSVPRPLAGRVWDTGGTTGTPCRVFYTPDMLLHRATWRRWSFVREGFEPGRTWLQATPTGPHLIGNGVREVSELHAGLVYAVDMDPRWVKRLIRTGRLAEVGDYTTHLVEQITDVLRQGRVQYINTTPALFQVLRQRHPELVAALDGVRLSGTQISADMYRTFRTALQGGICGLTYGNTFGNAACFDVDRDGELISYVPNYPHVTMAVVDKGDRSTPVAPGAVGQVRLTVLHENLFLPNILERDQALCHRTDRWPSDGVANVRPLQTTSSAPEGLY; this is translated from the coding sequence ATGACCGCCGCCGTGACCCGTACTGACCCGGATGCCCTGGTCGAGCAATGGCTGGACACCGACCTCGACGAGTGGACCCGCAGGGTCCTTCGGCGACACTTCGACCCGGTCGCCGGGAGCCCCTTCTGGCTCGGCCGTGCACGGCAGTTGGGCTTCGACCCGCGCGACATCACCCGGTACGACCAGCTCGGAGCCTTCGGTCCGTTCCCGCTCAACCGGCTGCGTGAGGACGACCCCGCGGACCTCGTCCCGTTGTCCGTGCCCCGTCCACTCGCCGGCCGGGTCTGGGACACGGGCGGTACCACCGGCACGCCCTGCCGGGTCTTCTACACGCCCGACATGCTGTTGCACCGGGCGACCTGGCGCCGCTGGTCCTTCGTCCGGGAGGGCTTCGAGCCGGGCCGGACCTGGTTGCAGGCCACACCGACAGGGCCGCATCTGATCGGAAACGGCGTACGGGAGGTCTCGGAGCTCCACGCGGGCCTGGTGTACGCGGTGGACATGGACCCGCGGTGGGTCAAGCGCCTCATTCGGACAGGACGCCTGGCCGAGGTCGGCGACTACACCACTCACCTCGTCGAGCAGATCACCGACGTGCTCCGGCAGGGTCGGGTCCAGTACATCAACACCACGCCGGCTCTGTTCCAGGTCCTTCGGCAACGCCACCCCGAGCTGGTCGCCGCTCTCGACGGGGTTCGCTTGAGCGGTACTCAGATCAGCGCGGACATGTACCGGACCTTCAGGACCGCCCTACAGGGCGGGATCTGCGGACTGACCTACGGCAACACCTTCGGCAACGCGGCCTGCTTCGACGTGGACCGGGACGGGGAGTTGATCAGCTACGTACCGAACTACCCGCACGTCACCATGGCGGTGGTGGACAAGGGCGACCGGTCGACACCGGTCGCTCCCGGGGCGGTGGGCCAGGTGCGGCTCACCGTGCTGCACGAGAACCTCTTCCTCCCCAACATCCTGGAGCGCGACCAGGCACTGTGCCATCGGACCGACCGCTGGCCCAGCGATGGCGTCGCCAACGTCCGTCCGCTGCAGACGACGAGCTCGGCCCCGGAAGGACTGTACTGA
- a CDS encoding thioesterase domain-containing protein — translation MRILQNRGIEIIELLLIGTFDPVAGLTGETSATSLAEVAGLLAAAWGAPGQPVTADELAGQDPGTQLDTVTARLEPHAPMDTPALRRWLRNTAEWRRALARSAAAHTPRPLSGPATVNIVLAVRGAVREPGGFDRWIASPPLVHELDREPWALTCEESAADLALLTSAPPVPRDADSPSPVIPINRHRNGRRSIWAHNLYGEVSYAIYLSRHLGLRKPVIGLEQIGAASPDVPPRLYDSVEDMAGHYTAELRTHFADEPFLLGGCSFGGVLAYEMARQLQEAGEEVSHLIAIDPIMPGTEAWDSVDWGTVTALEAEAFSLVMLGNAMYLRWGVARQIDLAMLTGLDLEAQLDVVARHIHRLSPACPAPEMIRRQILVRHRVMLHNGDLLQTYRPRPLKRPIPTTLFHATQGFLAPDNTNGLPAVPRTSGDRTNGFAGYVGDRTVIHDMAADHHTIAHDDNLARIAGMLAPLLGRDGFPAGLFPASLNPAGPKGAQ, via the coding sequence GTGCGCATCCTCCAGAACCGGGGAATCGAGATTATCGAACTGCTGCTCATCGGCACCTTTGATCCGGTTGCAGGACTCACCGGGGAGACCTCGGCGACCTCACTCGCGGAGGTTGCCGGTCTGCTCGCGGCAGCCTGGGGGGCTCCCGGCCAGCCGGTGACGGCTGACGAACTCGCGGGGCAGGACCCGGGCACACAGCTGGACACGGTCACGGCACGGCTGGAGCCCCATGCCCCCATGGACACCCCCGCGCTGCGGCGATGGCTGCGGAACACTGCGGAGTGGCGCCGGGCCCTGGCCCGCTCCGCCGCCGCCCACACGCCGCGCCCGCTCTCGGGACCGGCGACGGTGAACATCGTGCTCGCCGTCCGGGGCGCGGTCCGCGAACCGGGAGGCTTCGACCGCTGGATCGCCTCGCCGCCCCTGGTCCACGAACTCGACCGTGAGCCCTGGGCCCTGACCTGCGAGGAGTCCGCTGCGGACCTGGCCCTGCTGACCTCCGCGCCGCCTGTCCCGAGAGACGCCGACTCCCCGTCCCCGGTGATTCCGATCAACCGTCATAGAAACGGACGCCGTTCCATCTGGGCGCACAATCTGTACGGCGAAGTCAGCTACGCCATCTACCTTTCCCGCCACCTCGGTTTGCGCAAGCCGGTCATCGGACTCGAACAGATCGGTGCCGCGTCCCCGGATGTCCCGCCGCGCCTGTACGACAGCGTCGAGGACATGGCCGGGCACTACACCGCCGAACTGCGGACCCACTTCGCCGACGAGCCCTTTCTGCTCGGAGGATGCTCCTTCGGCGGAGTTCTCGCCTATGAGATGGCCCGGCAGCTTCAGGAGGCGGGTGAGGAGGTGTCACACCTCATCGCCATCGACCCGATCATGCCCGGCACGGAGGCATGGGACAGCGTCGACTGGGGCACAGTGACCGCGCTGGAGGCGGAGGCGTTCTCCCTGGTCATGCTCGGCAACGCCATGTACCTGCGGTGGGGTGTCGCCCGGCAGATAGACCTCGCCATGCTCACCGGTCTCGATCTCGAAGCGCAGCTCGACGTCGTCGCCCGCCATATCCACCGGCTCTCGCCCGCCTGCCCCGCCCCTGAGATGATCAGGCGACAGATTCTCGTGCGCCATCGGGTGATGCTGCACAACGGTGACCTTCTCCAGACATACCGTCCCCGTCCGCTGAAGCGTCCTATCCCGACCACGCTCTTCCACGCGACCCAGGGATTCCTCGCGCCGGACAACACCAACGGACTCCCCGCGGTGCCCAGGACCAGCGGTGACAGGACCAATGGTTTCGCCGGATACGTCGGCGACAGGACCGTGATCCACGACATGGCGGCTGATCACCACACCATCGCCCACGACGACAACCTCGCGCGCATCGCCGGCATGCTTGCCCCGCTGCTCGGCCGGGACGGATTTCCGGCGGGCCTCTTCCCGGCCTCGCTCAACCCGGCCGGTCCCAAAGGCGCACAGTGA
- a CDS encoding MupA/Atu3671 family FMN-dependent luciferase-like monooxygenase: protein MPRCSAGTDFRRASSRPRSTRPVPKAHSERSHGFQVYFFSANDRHDFGTRYRFILDVARFIDQRGFTAIWTPERHFQEFGGSFPNPAVLSAALAVTTEHIGIRAGSVVLPHHHPVRVVEEWSLVDQLSHGRTGVCVATGWYQGDFVFYPDHYENRRVHTLDHISTLRSLWRGETMRFPGPGGHELEVRTYPRPRQPELPLWLVHTSNSRTWVDAGERGLNVLTLLTSWEGLASDIARYRAARERAGHDPAAGTVTVGMHTYVGEHEERVRELVREPVTTYLTSFMTQKHSDQKTGGSDAAEQRELARLMADDYYARRSLLGTLEKCAATVERLRATGVDEIACLVDFGLPFDTVLAALPALDELRLRCAGDPRDTAAPPTGPDPVPLTDTGPCAKANAMNWYYARP from the coding sequence TTGCCCCGCTGCTCGGCCGGGACGGATTTCCGGCGGGCCTCTTCCCGGCCTCGCTCAACCCGGCCGGTCCCAAAGGCGCACAGTGAGAGAAGCCATGGATTTCAGGTCTACTTCTTCTCCGCCAACGACCGTCACGACTTCGGAACGCGATACCGCTTCATTCTCGATGTGGCCCGATTCATCGACCAGCGGGGCTTCACCGCCATCTGGACACCGGAGCGCCACTTCCAGGAGTTCGGCGGCAGTTTCCCCAACCCCGCGGTGCTCTCCGCCGCCCTCGCCGTCACCACGGAGCACATCGGGATCCGCGCGGGCAGCGTGGTGCTGCCGCACCACCACCCCGTGCGGGTGGTGGAGGAGTGGTCCCTGGTCGACCAGCTGTCCCATGGCCGCACCGGTGTCTGCGTCGCCACCGGGTGGTACCAGGGGGACTTCGTCTTCTACCCGGACCACTACGAGAACCGCCGGGTCCATACCCTCGACCACATCAGCACCCTCCGCTCGCTCTGGCGTGGCGAGACGATGCGCTTCCCCGGTCCCGGCGGCCATGAGCTGGAGGTGCGCACCTACCCCCGACCCCGGCAGCCCGAGCTACCCCTGTGGCTGGTGCACACATCGAATTCGCGGACCTGGGTCGATGCCGGCGAGCGAGGACTCAACGTTCTCACCCTGCTCACCAGTTGGGAGGGTTTGGCCTCCGACATCGCCCGGTACCGCGCTGCTCGGGAACGAGCCGGTCACGACCCGGCAGCCGGGACCGTGACCGTGGGCATGCACACCTATGTCGGCGAGCACGAGGAGCGGGTGCGGGAACTCGTGCGCGAGCCCGTCACCACATATCTGACCTCCTTCATGACGCAGAAACACAGCGACCAGAAGACTGGTGGCAGCGATGCAGCCGAGCAGCGAGAGCTGGCCCGGCTGATGGCGGACGACTACTACGCGCGGCGCTCCCTGCTCGGCACCCTGGAGAAGTGCGCGGCCACGGTGGAGCGGCTGCGCGCCACCGGTGTCGACGAGATCGCCTGTCTCGTCGACTTCGGGCTTCCCTTCGACACCGTACTGGCCGCGCTGCCTGCCCTCGACGAACTGCGCCTGCGCTGTGCCGGCGACCCGCGGGACACCGCAGCCCCGCCCACCGGGCCGGACCCGGTGCCTCTCACCGACACCGGGCCGTGTGCGAAGGCCAACGCCATGAACTGGTACTACGCCCGTCCCTGA
- a CDS encoding SAM-dependent methyltransferase: MTSSPDTNAEAVAELYGELSEFHERICDSNLHLGYWDGEDDTSSFQAATARLTDLMIDRLAPDKGQRVLDIGCGIGQPAFRLAEHHEVEIVGVTVSCRQIARATERARELGLENRARFERVDALDLSYADGTFDAAWFFESLIHMPDKGRALSEAARVLKPGSRLVLADMFHEPDQDWSTLHPTVTAITLDAYRPLLEAAGFRILDVQDVTPHILVPDPVRVSLRAQMLEHRDEWLRIAGADVVNAMLDPEVNTFYTPGLGYVLITAERV, from the coding sequence ATGACGTCGTCCCCGGACACCAACGCGGAAGCGGTCGCCGAACTCTACGGCGAACTGAGCGAGTTCCACGAGCGCATCTGTGACAGCAATCTGCACCTCGGGTACTGGGACGGCGAGGATGACACCTCCTCCTTCCAGGCCGCCACCGCACGGCTCACCGATCTGATGATCGATCGACTCGCCCCGGACAAGGGGCAGCGAGTGCTGGACATCGGCTGCGGTATCGGGCAGCCCGCCTTCCGCCTCGCCGAACACCACGAGGTCGAGATCGTTGGGGTCACCGTCAGTTGCCGGCAGATCGCGCGGGCGACGGAACGCGCCAGGGAGCTCGGCCTGGAGAACCGGGCCCGGTTTGAGCGGGTGGACGCGCTTGACCTGTCGTACGCCGACGGCACCTTCGACGCGGCCTGGTTCTTCGAGTCCCTGATCCACATGCCCGACAAGGGCAGGGCCCTGAGCGAGGCGGCACGGGTCCTGAAGCCGGGTTCCCGGCTCGTACTGGCCGACATGTTCCACGAGCCGGACCAAGACTGGTCCACCCTGCACCCGACGGTCACGGCCATCACGCTCGACGCCTATCGGCCGCTCCTGGAGGCCGCAGGCTTCCGGATACTCGATGTGCAGGATGTGACACCGCACATCCTCGTACCCGATCCGGTCCGCGTCTCGCTCCGGGCACAGATGCTGGAGCACCGGGACGAATGGCTGCGCATCGCGGGGGCGGATGTGGTCAACGCGATGCTCGATCCCGAGGTCAATACCTTCTACACCCCCGGACTCGGATACGTCCTCATCACAGCCGAACGCGTCTGA
- a CDS encoding thioesterase II family protein, with product MTLESPARKAPPESWVLRPQPGTAPLGVPGPPPAVRLVCFPYAGGSAAVYHGWSQELRPAIEPWPLRLPGREARHHEPLRTDLLATACEAAAALASLLAPPYAFFGHSLGAFLAFETARLLRDEWGTEPSLLAVSARNAPQHLTDRGELRLLPDDEYIEVLDRRYGAIPPLIRRDPRMRELYLPILRADTTTLETYEYQVGKPLSCPILAFGGTEDPETSQVSLSSWGEMTSAGCTTSLLPGGHFFLQEQRHRLLGQLRRELLAALVP from the coding sequence ATGACCCTTGAATCACCTGCCCGGAAGGCACCGCCGGAGAGCTGGGTACTGCGCCCCCAGCCGGGCACCGCGCCCCTCGGAGTTCCGGGGCCACCACCAGCCGTACGCCTGGTGTGCTTCCCTTACGCGGGTGGAAGCGCAGCGGTCTACCACGGCTGGTCTCAGGAACTGCGTCCGGCGATCGAACCCTGGCCGCTGAGACTGCCCGGGCGGGAGGCCAGACATCATGAGCCTCTCCGCACGGATCTGCTGGCCACCGCTTGTGAGGCGGCAGCCGCGCTCGCGTCGCTGCTCGCCCCGCCCTACGCGTTCTTCGGGCACAGCCTCGGAGCATTCCTGGCGTTCGAGACCGCACGCCTGCTGAGGGACGAATGGGGAACGGAACCCTCTTTGCTCGCTGTATCGGCCCGCAACGCTCCTCAGCACCTTACCGATCGCGGCGAGCTCCGGCTGCTACCCGATGACGAGTACATCGAGGTGCTGGACCGGCGCTACGGGGCGATCCCCCCGCTGATCCGGCGGGATCCGCGGATGCGCGAGCTGTATCTGCCCATTCTCCGCGCCGACACCACCACGCTCGAAACCTATGAGTACCAGGTGGGCAAGCCGCTGAGCTGTCCGATCCTCGCTTTCGGCGGTACGGAGGATCCCGAGACGTCGCAGGTCTCCCTCTCCTCGTGGGGAGAGATGACGAGCGCCGGCTGCACGACGTCGCTGCTGCCCGGAGGGCATTTCTTCCTCCAGGAGCAGCGCCATCGGCTCCTCGGTCAGCTGCGTCGGGAACTACTGGCGGCCCTCGTGCCCTGA
- a CDS encoding ketoacyl-ACP synthase III family protein: protein MWSPQHYILRHTVGGTIPAVEVRQGCNGFLATMELAGNHLGAAPGRDAALVTSADNWGDPLVDRWRATPGGLFGDAATAVVLSRVQGFARLVNVCATSLPELEELNRGGEPLFPPGCTTGVRVDLREHAATYKGNQDLVQAGRLMGETQRALIRRTLDEAGLDVGDITRIAHQFVGDRQVLQRLLEPFGEDAVAKGVWDFGRAMGHTGANDQSSGLFHLLESGQLASGDHVMMLGAGAGIAFSCAIIRIVEPPVWAWRSSSPDAV, encoded by the coding sequence ATGTGGTCACCGCAGCACTACATCCTGCGTCACACCGTCGGCGGGACCATTCCGGCCGTCGAGGTGAGGCAGGGGTGCAACGGCTTCCTCGCCACGATGGAGCTGGCCGGGAATCACCTCGGCGCGGCGCCCGGCCGTGACGCCGCGCTGGTCACCTCAGCGGACAACTGGGGTGACCCGCTGGTCGACCGTTGGCGCGCCACCCCGGGCGGGCTCTTCGGTGATGCCGCGACCGCGGTCGTACTGTCGCGTGTCCAGGGTTTCGCCAGGCTGGTGAATGTGTGCGCGACCTCGCTGCCCGAGCTAGAAGAGCTCAATCGGGGCGGTGAGCCGTTGTTCCCGCCGGGGTGCACCACGGGTGTCAGGGTGGATCTGCGGGAGCATGCCGCGACCTACAAGGGCAACCAGGACCTGGTTCAGGCGGGTCGGCTGATGGGCGAGACACAGCGCGCCCTCATTCGGCGAACGCTGGACGAAGCGGGACTCGACGTCGGCGACATCACCCGTATCGCCCACCAGTTCGTCGGCGACCGTCAGGTGCTCCAACGGCTGCTCGAACCTTTCGGCGAGGACGCGGTGGCGAAGGGGGTATGGGACTTCGGCCGGGCTATGGGGCACACCGGGGCCAACGACCAGAGCAGTGGACTCTTCCATCTGCTGGAATCCGGTCAACTGGCCTCCGGTGACCATGTGATGATGCTCGGTGCGGGGGCCGGGATCGCCTTCTCGTGCGCGATCATCCGCATCGTCGAGCCACCGGTGTGGGCGTGGCGCTCCTCGTCTCCCGATGCGGTATGA